From the genome of Hymenobacter cellulosilyticus, one region includes:
- a CDS encoding tyrosine-type recombinase/integrase, giving the protein MSEDLSILPVPDASHSLSYHLSRASAKVAGFLEVGLQGAANTERAYTSDLKSYVTFCEQHGFVAVPADVDTLTEYVAYLASEKPVSDTLGGGGKKKRKGQQPLIRPHSLATIKRHLAAIRKAHQFAGHRLPATLDALNIVMEGIARTLGKRQEQAQAFTVDELKQAIRRIDLETSAGLRDRALLLLGFAGAFRRSELVDLNIEQLEFTERALLVHLSKSKTNQYGAVEDKAIFYAPNADFCPVRCLRAWLGLLGRTTGPLFVKIPRAAPGQMAAPSDKRLSDISINKLVQKRLGPAYSAHSLRVSFVTIAVLNGQSHKAIKNQTKQKTDAMIERYTQLNNVVSYNAAQSLGL; this is encoded by the coding sequence ATGAGCGAAGACCTTTCTATTCTCCCAGTGCCCGACGCTTCCCACTCGCTCAGCTATCACCTGAGCCGAGCCTCCGCTAAAGTCGCGGGCTTTCTGGAAGTCGGCCTGCAGGGCGCGGCCAATACCGAGCGGGCCTATACTTCTGACTTGAAAAGCTACGTGACCTTCTGCGAGCAGCATGGCTTCGTCGCCGTGCCGGCCGACGTGGATACTCTCACGGAGTACGTCGCCTACCTGGCTTCCGAGAAACCGGTATCCGATACACTGGGCGGTGGGGGAAAAAAGAAGCGAAAGGGCCAGCAGCCGCTCATCCGCCCGCACTCGCTGGCCACCATCAAGCGCCACCTGGCCGCCATCCGCAAGGCCCACCAGTTCGCCGGCCACCGGCTGCCGGCTACCCTGGATGCGCTCAATATCGTGATGGAAGGCATTGCCCGCACCCTGGGCAAGCGGCAGGAGCAGGCGCAGGCCTTCACCGTCGACGAGTTGAAGCAAGCCATTCGCCGCATCGACTTGGAAACGTCAGCCGGCTTGCGTGACCGGGCCCTTCTGCTGCTAGGCTTCGCCGGGGCTTTCCGCCGTTCTGAGTTGGTGGACTTAAACATCGAGCAGTTGGAGTTTACGGAGCGGGCCCTGTTGGTACACCTGTCCAAAAGCAAGACCAACCAGTACGGTGCCGTCGAGGACAAAGCCATTTTCTACGCCCCCAATGCGGATTTTTGCCCCGTGCGCTGCCTGCGCGCCTGGCTCGGTCTGCTGGGCCGCACCACGGGGCCGCTGTTTGTGAAGATTCCGCGGGCTGCCCCTGGGCAGATGGCGGCTCCCTCGGACAAGCGGCTTTCGGATATCTCCATCAACAAGCTGGTGCAAAAGCGCCTGGGGCCAGCCTACTCGGCCCACTCGCTGCGCGTGTCCTTTGTGACCATCGCCGTACTCAATGGCCAGTCTCACAAGGCCATCAAGAACCAAACGAAGCAGAAGACGGATGCGATGATTGAGCGGTACACCCAACTCAACAATGTAGTGTCCTATAATGCGGCACAATCACTTGGCCTTTGA
- a CDS encoding helix-turn-helix transcriptional regulator codes for MTTHAHFLRQLLLVLRLQSLRRAVPFEELRDYLLEQTSLRDLAANYSQRTFQRDLPKIAERFGVTIAHDRRAGGYVVTSTDPLPEGYQRLLDAFELQEFLRLPTALSPFVQWESRRPLGTEWLQPLLRAVQQRRQVAFQYHKFWDDEPSARTVSPLLLKEFKGRWYLLAHDPARDVLRCFGLDRIQALESTANSFEPPADFQPEAYYAHSFGIIRPDHELPADIVLALKPTQGQYLKSFPLHSSQRVMVDTDEELLIQLTVYNTHDLLMELLSLGDQVQVLAPASLRAQLKQIHAAAVKGGS; via the coding sequence GTGACCACCCACGCCCACTTTCTTCGTCAGTTACTGCTGGTACTGCGCCTGCAGAGCCTTCGCCGGGCTGTCCCTTTTGAGGAGTTGCGCGACTACTTGTTGGAGCAGACTTCGCTGCGGGACCTGGCCGCTAACTATTCGCAGCGCACCTTCCAGCGGGATTTACCCAAAATCGCGGAGCGCTTCGGCGTTACGATTGCGCATGACCGGCGAGCAGGCGGCTACGTGGTTACCTCGACGGACCCGCTGCCGGAAGGCTACCAGCGGCTGCTCGATGCCTTTGAGCTACAGGAATTCCTGCGGCTGCCAACGGCACTGAGCCCGTTTGTGCAGTGGGAATCCCGGCGGCCCCTGGGTACGGAATGGCTGCAGCCGCTGCTGCGCGCCGTGCAGCAGCGCCGCCAAGTGGCGTTTCAGTACCACAAGTTCTGGGACGATGAGCCCTCGGCCCGCACTGTTTCCCCACTGTTGCTCAAAGAATTCAAAGGCCGTTGGTATCTGCTGGCACACGACCCAGCTAGGGACGTCCTCCGGTGCTTCGGACTAGACCGCATCCAGGCGCTGGAATCAACTGCTAATTCATTTGAGCCTCCTGCGGATTTTCAGCCCGAGGCGTACTACGCTCACAGCTTTGGCATTATTCGCCCGGACCATGAGCTACCGGCGGACATTGTTCTGGCACTGAAACCAACGCAGGGCCAATACCTCAAGTCATTCCCACTACACAGTTCACAGCGTGTGATGGTGGATACGGATGAGGAGCTACTGATTCAGTTGACTGTCTATAACACCCATGACCTGCTGATGGAGTTGCTATCTCTCGGCGACCAGGTGCAAGTGCTAGCTCCTGCTTCACTCCGAGCCCAGCTAAAGCAGATTCATGCGGCGGCGGTGAAGGGCGGCAGCTAG
- a CDS encoding DUF262 domain-containing protein: MTPSDILIYSNLIELKPIGKLLNQHFIVPSYQRGYRWTTRQVEDLLDDLADFDKHGVQGSFYCLQPIIVKKQGEKWELIDGQQRLTTIYIILNYIKTASLPTAETPFALEYATRSGSLEFLQNIQASRSNENIDFYYISQAYDCIDEWIRGKDDKAMAAVELYQVLLKKTCIIWYQIDEGHDPHDIFIRINSGKIPLTNAELVKALFLKRRGKEASIESIEFEKRQSEIASEWDYIEAELQRDEIWYFLNREPNSQATRIEFILNNLVGTRPSHKDEYATFRKFSELLEDLSAKEVSEYWQQVKNRFLLFQEWFEDRELYHQIGYLLAVREPLEPLVEKAKDLSKSRFKKYLTERIQSKVAYQIGNLRYSNSREKWPLQCVLLLFNVETLRQNKEESYRFPFHHYKGNGSESRTWSLEHIHAQRDPGFSTTEKFHIWLSGIRPFVAEAIGLPQPVEEKEDGARLSPAQVVAAIDEALQMDDLDKDGFEQVQDQIFELFGSPELDDITNMALLTTNDNSALNNGPFPQKRSKIIELERKGSFIPIATRNVFLKYYTDNAGHLSYWTETDRNAYLQAIKTTLAAYLPTQHSA, encoded by the coding sequence ATGACCCCATCTGATATCCTGATTTACAGTAATCTGATAGAGCTAAAGCCAATCGGCAAGCTCCTCAATCAGCATTTTATAGTCCCTTCCTACCAGCGAGGATACAGATGGACCACACGCCAGGTAGAAGACTTGCTAGATGACCTGGCAGACTTTGATAAGCATGGTGTTCAAGGCTCGTTCTACTGCTTGCAGCCAATCATCGTGAAGAAGCAAGGCGAGAAGTGGGAGCTGATAGATGGGCAGCAGCGTCTGACGACGATTTATATCATTCTGAACTATATCAAGACGGCATCTCTGCCAACTGCAGAAACCCCCTTTGCGCTGGAATACGCCACGCGTAGCGGCAGCTTGGAGTTTCTCCAGAATATTCAAGCTTCCCGTAGCAACGAGAACATAGACTTTTACTACATCAGCCAAGCTTACGACTGTATCGATGAGTGGATTCGTGGGAAGGATGATAAGGCGATGGCTGCAGTTGAGCTTTATCAGGTCTTGTTGAAAAAGACCTGTATCATCTGGTATCAGATAGACGAGGGACATGACCCTCATGATATCTTTATTCGGATTAACTCCGGCAAGATTCCGTTGACTAACGCTGAGTTGGTCAAGGCGCTTTTTTTAAAGCGTCGCGGCAAGGAGGCAAGTATTGAATCGATTGAGTTTGAGAAGCGTCAATCAGAGATTGCCAGCGAATGGGACTACATAGAGGCCGAGCTGCAGCGAGATGAAATCTGGTATTTTCTCAATCGTGAGCCAAATAGCCAGGCCACGCGGATTGAGTTCATCTTAAATAATCTGGTAGGGACGCGTCCTAGCCATAAAGATGAATATGCAACCTTCCGAAAGTTCAGCGAGCTACTAGAGGACTTGTCCGCCAAAGAGGTTTCAGAGTACTGGCAACAGGTAAAAAACAGGTTCCTTCTTTTTCAAGAGTGGTTTGAAGACCGCGAGCTATACCATCAGATTGGATACCTGCTTGCTGTTAGGGAGCCGCTGGAGCCGCTGGTAGAAAAGGCAAAAGACCTCTCAAAGTCACGATTCAAGAAATATCTGACGGAGCGCATTCAGTCCAAGGTAGCTTACCAGATAGGAAACTTACGGTATAGCAACTCAAGGGAGAAATGGCCGCTGCAGTGTGTGCTTCTGTTGTTTAACGTTGAGACTCTCCGCCAAAATAAGGAAGAGAGCTACCGCTTCCCATTTCATCACTACAAAGGCAATGGGAGCGAGTCGCGTACCTGGAGCCTTGAGCATATCCACGCACAGCGGGACCCTGGATTCAGTACCACGGAGAAGTTTCACATCTGGCTTAGTGGCATTCGGCCCTTCGTCGCCGAAGCAATCGGTCTGCCTCAGCCGGTTGAGGAGAAAGAAGACGGTGCTCGACTTTCTCCGGCGCAGGTAGTCGCGGCGATTGACGAGGCGCTGCAGATGGACGACTTGGATAAAGATGGATTTGAGCAGGTGCAAGACCAGATTTTTGAGCTGTTCGGCTCGCCTGAGCTGGATGATATCACCAACATGGCACTGCTAACCACCAACGACAACTCAGCCCTTAACAACGGCCCTTTTCCGCAGAAGCGCTCCAAGATTATTGAGCTAGAGAGAAAAGGGTCTTTCATTCCAATCGCCACCCGCAACGTGTTTCTGAAATACTACACTGATAACGCCGGACACTTGAGCTACTGGACGGAGACTGACCGAAATGCCTATCTACAGGCCATCAAAACGACTCTAGCAGCTTATTTGCCTACACAACACTCAGCCTAG
- a CDS encoding DUF262 domain-containing protein, whose protein sequence is MSPTQTTFWSLLNDYSIRIPIIQRDYAQGRDDKTTAVIRNKFLHSLHKTLLANNRAKPLDLDFVYGEVKHPDEAKLRYMIPLDGQQRLTTLYLLHWYLAVAEGRLEEVKHVLQKFTYQTRSSSREFCDCLAKCEPADITLGVDQPLSEQLRDAAWFQPAWQRDPTVQAMLTMLDAISEKFGTPVGLFDQLTESVDPLIGFQFLELDKVGLTDDLYLKMNARGKALTDFENWKAEFDQFLHLHHPERQGEFAQRIDGPWTDLFWHHQQGSPDSMDTAFRRFLEYVTTMLGVWRSGVKVQEEEEEAAADPFELYRKVYTDADNVHFLFRALDLLSPDEVRNTDVFFREVFSKTQKEDKVVLFDGGLNLFTRIINGANPDIKVRVLLFALLNYGVTIGSLRGDDPELHDLLRVVRNQLERVRQLKDTKFGPVLREDAMPSYLADAAALVSLSATGQSVNVYELLAKGIPARLRSGPRFAPEIEKAKLILQNPALKSAVHQLEDLAVFKGSLHSLSLEEHQESIGDFAAAAKEIWSGAASQEQIIRAWLTIDDYSLNTGGSRLGDKYFFGSDENWYTMLTSSDTKIKDLLPRFLSAYLSSPGATATERLLNMVDAWLAKEQEMDWRYYFIKYPRMTEDSSGQYAWESSFEMRLLSRSSLRAFHINPYVRTVIGLVADNSKCSEYDSGTSDAYKSPLWCNRVSSGEGATQYVGLYCEDDGWRVRMPEGYVPAEELASMYGLQSDLKGRLQEDPSTDRIQTALAFIDDLYKFGISPAVV, encoded by the coding sequence ATGTCGCCAACTCAAACCACCTTCTGGTCGCTATTGAACGACTACTCCATCCGAATTCCCATCATTCAGCGGGATTATGCTCAGGGACGGGACGACAAGACTACTGCGGTGATACGCAACAAGTTTTTACATAGTCTGCACAAGACGCTGCTAGCTAATAATCGTGCAAAGCCCCTGGACTTAGACTTTGTCTATGGTGAGGTTAAGCATCCAGACGAAGCCAAGCTGCGGTATATGATTCCACTGGATGGACAGCAGCGCTTGACCACGCTTTACCTGCTGCATTGGTACCTCGCTGTAGCAGAGGGGCGCTTGGAGGAGGTAAAGCATGTGCTGCAGAAGTTCACCTACCAAACGCGCAGCAGCTCCCGCGAATTCTGCGACTGCCTGGCTAAGTGCGAGCCTGCAGATATTACCCTTGGGGTTGACCAGCCGCTTAGCGAGCAACTGCGGGACGCGGCCTGGTTTCAGCCCGCCTGGCAGCGAGACCCAACTGTGCAGGCAATGTTGACAATGCTCGACGCCATCTCCGAGAAGTTTGGAACGCCAGTGGGGCTATTTGACCAGCTAACGGAAAGCGTGGACCCGCTCATCGGCTTTCAGTTTCTTGAGCTAGACAAGGTTGGTCTGACCGATGACCTCTATCTAAAGATGAATGCCCGTGGAAAGGCGCTGACTGACTTCGAGAACTGGAAGGCAGAGTTTGACCAGTTTCTGCATCTGCATCACCCAGAGCGACAAGGCGAGTTCGCGCAAAGGATAGATGGTCCTTGGACTGACCTATTCTGGCATCATCAGCAGGGCTCCCCAGACTCGATGGATACAGCATTCAGACGTTTTCTGGAATATGTAACCACCATGCTTGGAGTGTGGCGCTCAGGCGTAAAAGTGCAAGAGGAGGAAGAAGAAGCGGCTGCTGACCCGTTTGAGTTGTATCGTAAGGTGTATACAGATGCGGATAACGTTCATTTCCTGTTCCGTGCGCTGGACTTGCTTAGTCCAGACGAGGTAAGAAATACAGACGTCTTCTTTAGGGAAGTATTCTCCAAGACGCAGAAGGAGGACAAGGTTGTCTTGTTCGATGGAGGACTGAATCTGTTTACCCGTATCATCAACGGAGCCAATCCGGATATCAAAGTGAGGGTGCTGCTGTTTGCGCTGCTGAATTACGGCGTCACCATTGGCAGCTTACGCGGCGACGACCCTGAGCTACACGACTTGCTACGGGTGGTGAGAAACCAGCTAGAGCGAGTGCGACAGCTGAAAGACACCAAGTTTGGCCCGGTACTGCGAGAGGACGCTATGCCAAGCTATCTGGCTGATGCCGCCGCCCTAGTCTCATTGTCAGCTACTGGGCAGAGCGTAAACGTATATGAGCTGCTTGCAAAAGGCATCCCTGCAAGGCTTAGAAGCGGCCCGCGCTTTGCTCCAGAGATTGAGAAGGCTAAGCTGATACTCCAAAACCCCGCCCTGAAGAGCGCAGTACATCAACTAGAGGACTTAGCTGTATTCAAAGGGTCGCTGCACAGCTTGAGCTTAGAGGAACACCAGGAGAGCATAGGTGACTTTGCTGCCGCTGCCAAGGAGATTTGGTCTGGCGCAGCTAGCCAGGAGCAAATCATTCGGGCTTGGCTTACAATTGACGATTACTCGCTAAATACCGGTGGCTCACGCTTAGGCGACAAGTACTTTTTTGGTAGCGATGAGAACTGGTATACAATGCTTACAAGCAGCGATACCAAGATAAAAGACTTGCTACCAAGGTTTTTATCAGCTTATCTATCCTCTCCTGGCGCCACTGCTACGGAGCGACTTCTAAATATGGTGGACGCATGGCTAGCAAAAGAGCAGGAGATGGATTGGCGCTACTACTTCATCAAGTACCCGCGAATGACTGAAGACTCCAGCGGCCAGTATGCATGGGAGTCAAGCTTTGAGATGCGTCTGCTGAGCCGCTCCTCATTGAGGGCATTTCATATCAATCCGTACGTCCGCACGGTTATTGGGCTGGTTGCTGATAACAGTAAGTGCTCTGAGTATGACTCTGGTACAAGTGACGCGTACAAGTCCCCTCTGTGGTGTAACAGAGTGTCAAGCGGTGAAGGCGCTACTCAATATGTGGGGCTCTACTGCGAGGATGATGGCTGGCGCGTACGCATGCCAGAAGGCTATGTTCCTGCCGAGGAGCTTGCATCTATGTACGGTTTACAGTCGGATTTGAAAGGGCGATTACAAGAGGACCCATCAACAGACCGGATACAGACTGCACTGGCTTTCATAGATGATTTATACAAGTTCGGAATTAGTCCTGCGGTAGTTTAA
- a CDS encoding SMEK domain-containing protein has translation MIKREEELKKIVRELTRWEVELSNRNALNLYDANLFSEHTICRLLNSVYGYNLHNINLVQNNFPAIDLADNFNRVAVQVTTAKATKKIQYTIDSFLANGLYQAYDQLFVLILGKKQKSYPAFDTQQRFAFTSDQNIIDFHGLLNKINSLPTPKIEEVAKILLYENQSGTKAAPRQSSAAKLKKNLALRDRMKKALLKNLDHECWEHAYYEPWVKFRYDSVIVRSVDDRSYPEVRPTPGSRIDSWLKMQFWDFYDNGIEFIGMGGKAIFDKNGKWDLLDWDDETRKNNPAYTVITYHPFYRIPYDYIVKLDMETDPYSGYPSLYVEYAKDGMPYEDILYGRAGVYDTKKPTLLFDNTMREKLK, from the coding sequence ATGATTAAAAGAGAAGAAGAATTAAAGAAGATAGTACGCGAACTGACCCGCTGGGAAGTAGAGCTTTCAAACCGTAATGCTCTCAACCTGTATGATGCTAACCTCTTTTCGGAGCATACCATCTGCCGCCTGCTCAATAGCGTGTATGGCTACAATCTGCACAATATCAATCTGGTGCAGAACAACTTCCCTGCTATTGACCTGGCCGACAATTTTAACCGGGTAGCCGTGCAGGTGACGACCGCCAAGGCCACCAAGAAAATTCAGTACACCATCGACAGTTTCCTGGCCAATGGCCTTTACCAGGCCTACGACCAGCTATTTGTGCTGATACTGGGCAAAAAGCAGAAGAGCTACCCAGCCTTTGATACCCAGCAGCGCTTCGCCTTCACCAGCGACCAGAATATCATTGATTTTCATGGGCTATTGAATAAAATCAATTCGCTGCCCACGCCTAAAATCGAGGAAGTAGCCAAGATTCTACTCTACGAAAACCAAAGCGGCACCAAGGCAGCACCGAGGCAAAGCAGTGCGGCCAAGCTTAAGAAGAACCTAGCCCTGCGGGATAGGATGAAGAAGGCCCTGCTGAAAAACCTCGACCACGAGTGTTGGGAGCACGCCTACTACGAGCCGTGGGTCAAGTTTCGGTACGACAGTGTCATCGTACGCTCTGTGGATGACCGCTCCTATCCCGAAGTTCGCCCTACCCCCGGCAGCCGGATTGACTCCTGGCTCAAAATGCAGTTTTGGGACTTTTACGACAACGGCATCGAGTTCATCGGCATGGGCGGCAAGGCCATTTTCGATAAGAACGGAAAATGGGACCTGCTGGACTGGGACGACGAAACCAGAAAAAATAACCCAGCCTACACCGTCATTACTTACCACCCTTTCTACCGAATACCCTACGATTACATCGTCAAGCTGGACATGGAAACGGACCCGTATTCGGGCTACCCATCGCTCTATGTAGAATACGCAAAGGATGGCATGCCTTACGAAGATATCCTGTACGGGCGAGCCGGAGTTTACGACACCAAGAAGCCAACTCTTCTCTTCGACAACACAATGCGCGAGAAGCTGAAGTAG
- the qatA gene encoding Qat anti-phage system ATPase QatA — MWNDKETNVDLLGHRRIAQTIVEILREEELRPLTVGIHGSWGAGKTSILSLIEAELKDDDTTLCLTFNGWLYQGYDDTKSALMEAVVHALLSRRSVGASAMAMGKRLFKRINWLKAAKVAGSLAMTAATGMSPAALFGLPGLLASAKDLFADKEAKPAGTTVNVTVEAEEEDWLKPEQATVPAQIQAFRDELQALIKEAGVERLVVLVDDLDRCLPTSVIDILEAVKLFLFVEGSAFILATDEQMIEYAVRRHFPDLPVSQAEYTKHYLEKLIQIPIRVPSLNALQTQNYIRFLLLQNHLQHDKTRLAEICTAFEQARETPYDNKELTYAFITEQLGGSNQDLRNILNVAEQLGSTLAKELRGNPRNVKRFLNTLFMRQRVARIYGLEQKVQLDVLAKLMLLERFHAEQYEAVVADVTAAPDGRSATVQQLEATEPEPVADAKPKAKSKHDTPAATAPAVEEALRQWAQFAPALAEVDLRPYIFISRERVLSFQPGEEIPPALMPLYQALLTGVRMQFVKHEADAKALTPSQARLLFEQLQREAVTTGDWQTVPKAVDGLVYLVQQQPALEAPLIAMMNSVAAKDLGVWVGTKFGFFTTPDGKAARRTFLANLQQDPQVSGTLKTLLSQMQTAD, encoded by the coding sequence ATGTGGAACGACAAAGAAACAAACGTTGACCTCTTAGGACATCGGCGCATCGCTCAAACCATCGTAGAGATATTACGGGAGGAAGAGTTGCGCCCACTTACCGTTGGTATCCACGGCAGTTGGGGCGCGGGCAAAACCTCGATTTTGTCGCTTATCGAGGCGGAGTTGAAGGACGATGATACAACCTTGTGCCTGACGTTTAACGGGTGGCTTTACCAAGGGTATGACGATACCAAATCGGCTCTGATGGAAGCGGTGGTGCACGCCTTGTTGAGCCGCCGCTCGGTGGGAGCATCGGCCATGGCGATGGGCAAGCGTTTGTTCAAGCGCATCAACTGGCTGAAAGCTGCCAAGGTCGCCGGCAGCCTGGCGATGACGGCCGCCACGGGAATGTCGCCGGCCGCCCTTTTCGGTTTGCCCGGCCTGCTGGCCAGCGCCAAGGATTTATTCGCCGACAAGGAAGCCAAGCCCGCCGGCACAACCGTGAACGTGACGGTGGAGGCAGAGGAAGAAGACTGGTTAAAACCGGAACAAGCGACCGTGCCAGCGCAGATTCAGGCTTTTCGTGATGAACTGCAGGCCCTCATCAAAGAAGCTGGCGTAGAGCGACTGGTAGTCTTAGTAGACGACCTTGACCGGTGCCTGCCCACCTCGGTTATTGACATTCTGGAGGCGGTAAAGCTGTTTCTGTTCGTGGAGGGTTCAGCCTTTATCCTGGCCACCGACGAGCAGATGATTGAATATGCCGTGCGCCGCCACTTTCCCGACTTACCGGTGTCGCAGGCCGAGTACACGAAGCACTACTTGGAAAAGCTGATTCAGATTCCGATTCGAGTGCCTTCGCTCAACGCGCTACAGACGCAGAATTACATCCGGTTTCTGTTGCTGCAAAACCACTTGCAACACGATAAAACCCGGCTGGCCGAAATTTGCACGGCCTTTGAGCAAGCCCGTGAAACGCCCTATGACAACAAGGAACTGACCTACGCCTTCATTACCGAGCAGTTGGGAGGTTCCAATCAAGACCTGCGCAACATTCTCAATGTTGCCGAGCAACTTGGAAGCACCTTGGCCAAGGAGTTGCGCGGTAACCCGCGCAATGTCAAGCGGTTTTTGAATACTTTATTCATGCGCCAGCGCGTGGCACGTATCTACGGCTTAGAGCAAAAGGTGCAACTCGACGTGCTGGCCAAACTCATGCTATTGGAGCGTTTCCATGCTGAGCAATACGAAGCCGTAGTCGCCGACGTGACGGCTGCCCCAGACGGGCGGTCAGCTACTGTGCAACAACTGGAAGCCACCGAACCCGAACCTGTGGCGGATGCCAAGCCGAAAGCGAAATCCAAGCACGATACGCCGGCTGCTACGGCTCCGGCAGTTGAGGAAGCGCTACGGCAATGGGCGCAGTTCGCGCCTGCCCTGGCAGAAGTGGATTTGCGGCCGTACATTTTCATTTCCCGTGAGCGGGTCTTGAGCTTTCAACCGGGTGAGGAGATTCCGCCGGCGCTCATGCCGCTCTACCAGGCACTGCTGACTGGTGTGCGTATGCAATTCGTGAAGCACGAGGCGGATGCAAAAGCCCTTACTCCCAGCCAGGCCCGGCTGTTATTCGAGCAACTCCAGCGCGAGGCCGTGACGACCGGAGATTGGCAAACGGTGCCAAAAGCGGTGGATGGCTTAGTGTACTTAGTGCAGCAGCAGCCAGCATTGGAAGCACCTCTTATCGCCATGATGAATAGCGTGGCCGCTAAGGACCTGGGAGTGTGGGTCGGCACCAAATTCGGTTTCTTCACGACGCCTGATGGAAAAGCCGCCCGCCGTACCTTCCTGGCTAATCTACAGCAAGACCCGCAGGTGAGCGGAACCTTGAAAACCCTTCTTTCTCAAATGCAAACTGCTGACTAA
- the qatB gene encoding Qat anti-phage system associated protein QatB, with the protein MGTSANRRGPKPSIPLIPDWIEPLPPEVEPATEPVGPQQEPTGPVEEPSPTDDGVDSDETTSPTQPADEEGAQPAVPLPANRFNTSQRGFQKAVKTNNFSGLRRTVKNYVAQGLGGARTGARRLSRSGRAVASFGAVLGDIRQQGLAATLTRLNLGQLVGQPVVTVLSALMTHVCGASALLDDAITREAYADTITRVVADMPDLDLEHLTEAQAGEMLAVFLEQSIVLRLICDIGRSQTVATANPTDSLRVQQELYQIVNGMVHSSILPELTQSMADPANLNREIQRIYFVALNAITTAN; encoded by the coding sequence GTGGGAACCTCTGCCAACCGCCGCGGCCCGAAGCCGTCCATCCCGCTGATTCCCGACTGGATTGAGCCCCTTCCTCCCGAAGTGGAACCAGCAACCGAGCCGGTTGGCCCGCAGCAGGAGCCAACTGGGCCGGTGGAAGAACCGTCCCCAACGGACGATGGAGTAGACTCGGACGAGACCACTAGCCCGACCCAACCGGCCGACGAGGAGGGGGCGCAGCCGGCGGTACCGCTGCCTGCCAACCGTTTCAACACCAGCCAGCGGGGGTTTCAGAAGGCGGTTAAAACCAATAACTTTTCCGGCCTGCGCCGCACGGTAAAGAACTATGTGGCTCAGGGCCTTGGCGGGGCACGTACGGGAGCCCGACGGCTCAGCCGCTCAGGACGCGCTGTTGCTTCTTTTGGGGCAGTGTTGGGCGATATTCGACAGCAAGGGCTGGCCGCGACCCTGACCCGGTTGAATCTGGGCCAACTGGTTGGGCAACCGGTGGTGACCGTGCTTTCAGCCCTGATGACCCACGTGTGCGGCGCTTCCGCGCTGCTCGACGATGCCATCACCCGCGAAGCCTACGCCGACACCATTACGCGCGTGGTGGCAGACATGCCTGACCTGGACTTGGAGCACCTGACAGAGGCACAGGCGGGCGAGATGCTGGCCGTTTTTTTAGAGCAGAGCATTGTGCTGCGGCTCATCTGCGACATTGGACGCTCACAAACCGTGGCCACGGCCAATCCAACCGACTCGCTGCGTGTGCAGCAGGAACTGTATCAGATAGTCAACGGAATGGTGCACAGTAGCATCTTGCCCGAACTGACACAATCTATGGCCGACCCAGCCAACCTAAACCGGGAAATCCAGCGCATTTATTTCGTTGCCCTCAACGCCATTACCACCGCTAACTAG